In a single window of the Osmerus eperlanus chromosome 2, fOsmEpe2.1, whole genome shotgun sequence genome:
- the LOC134012389 gene encoding extracellular serine/threonine protein kinase FAM20C produces the protein MLVLKCIKYVHPSLRKYICCVCVRVSRWEVDPDYCDEVKQTPPYDRGSRLLDIMDMKIFDFLMGNMDRHHYETFEKFGNETFIIHLDNGRGFGKYSHDELSILVPLSQCCRVRRSTHLRLQLLAKQEYLLSSLMEESLLHDRLSPILIQPHLHAMDRCLRLVLQVLDGCLEKEGYANVVEVDRARDSATHRNPGHR, from the exons ATGTTGGTGctcaaatgtatcaaatatgTCCATCCATCACTGAGAAAAtacatttgttgtgtgtgtgtgcgtgtgtctagaTGGGAGGTTGACCCAGACTACTGCGATGAGGTGAAGCAGACACCACCATATGACCGTGGCTCTCGTCTTCTAGACATCATGGACATGAAAATCTTTGACTTCCTCATGG GTAACATGGACCGCCATCATTACGAGACCTTTGAGAAGTTTGGTAACGAGACCTTCATCATTCATCTGGACAATGGTAGAGG GTTTGGAAAGTACTCACATGATGAGTTGTCCATTCTGGTGCCCCTGAGCCAATGTTGCAG GGTAAGGAGGTCGACCCACCTGCGTCTGCAGCTGCTGGCCAAGCAGGAGTACTTGCTGAGCTCCCTGATGGAGGAGTCTCTGCTCCATGAccgcctctcccccatcctcataCAGCCCCACCTCCATGCCATGGACCGGTGCCTCCGTCTGGTCCTGCAGGTGCTGGACGGCtgcctggagaaggagggatacGCTAACGTGGTGGAGGTTGACCGTGCCAGGGACAGTGCCACACACAGGAACCCGGGACACAGGTAG
- the LOC134012358 gene encoding LOW QUALITY PROTEIN: microfibril-associated glycoprotein 4-like (The sequence of the model RefSeq protein was modified relative to this genomic sequence to represent the inferred CDS: inserted 2 bases in 1 codon) gives MASLLFILLLAVIADAAPRCDLKLLRDCADVSKSVSKASGVYTINXKPVQVYCDMATGKGKWTVFQRRVDGTTNFYRGWSQYKAGFGSANGEYWLGLDNLHYLTNSRKHELRVDMEDFTGRKAFAFYSSFSVGPESNGYKLTVTGFKNGGAGDSLSLHNGFKFSTFDKDQDAWTGNCAVTYYGAFWYAKCHRANPNGEYLWGKTIHFATGMNWYTWKGYHYSLKAFSMKIRPV, from the exons ATGGCAAGTCTGCTCTTCATCCTGCTGCTGGCTGTGATTGCTGATGCAGCTCCCAGGTGTGACCTCAAACTGCTCAGGGACTGCGCTGATGTCTCCAAAAGTGTCTCAAAGGCCAGCGGCGTGTACACCATCAA CAAGCCAGTGCAAGTCTACTGTGACATGGCCACTGGAAAAGGCAAGTGGACCGTCTTTCAGAGAAGAGTGGACGGCACCACCAACTTCTACAGAGGCTGGAGTCAGTACAAAGCTGGCTTTGGAAGTGCCAACGGAGAGTACTGGTTGGGACTGGACAACCTGCACTACCTCACCAACTCGAGAAAGCATGAGCTGAGAGTGGACATGGAGGACTTTACAGGAAGAAAGGCGTTTGCGTTTTACTCCTCCTTCTCTGTGGGCCCAGAGTCTAATGGCTACAAGCTGACTGTCACAGGCTTCAAgaatggaggagcaggagactcGCTCTCCCTCCACAACGGCTTCAAATTCTCTACATTTGACAAAGACCAAGATGCATGGACTGGTAACTGTGCTGTTACCTATTATGGTGCATTTTGGTACGCAAAGTGCCATAGGGCTAACCCTAATGGGGAATATCTGTGGGGTAAGACGATTCATTTTGCAACTGGCATGAACTGGTATACCTGGAAGGGTTATCATTACTCCTTGAAGGCTTTCTCCATGAAGATCAGACCAGTGTAG